A window of the Kosakonia radicincitans DSM 16656 genome harbors these coding sequences:
- the purC gene encoding phosphoribosylaminoimidazolesuccinocarboxamide synthase — MQKQAELYRGKAKTVYSTENPDLLVLEFRNDTSAGDGARIEQFDRKGMVNNKFNHFIMSKLQEAGIPTQMEALLSDTECLVKKLDMVPVECVIRNRAAGSLVKRLGIEEGIELNPPLFDMFLKNDAMHDPMVNESYCETFGWVNKENLARMKELTYKANDVLKKLFDDAGLILVDFKLEFGLFKGEVVLGDEFSPDGSRLWDKETLDKMDKDRFRQSLGGLIEAYEAVAHRLGVKLD, encoded by the coding sequence ATGCAAAAGCAAGCTGAGTTGTATCGCGGCAAAGCGAAGACCGTATACAGTACCGAAAACCCGGATCTGTTGGTGCTCGAATTCCGTAACGATACGTCAGCAGGGGATGGCGCGCGCATTGAGCAGTTCGATCGTAAAGGCATGGTGAACAACAAGTTCAACCATTTCATTATGAGCAAACTGCAGGAAGCGGGCATCCCGACCCAGATGGAAGCACTGCTCTCCGATACCGAATGCCTGGTGAAAAAGCTGGATATGGTGCCGGTTGAGTGTGTGATCCGTAACCGCGCGGCTGGCTCGCTGGTTAAGCGTCTGGGCATTGAAGAAGGCATCGAGCTGAACCCGCCGCTGTTCGATATGTTCCTGAAAAACGACGCAATGCACGATCCGATGGTCAACGAATCCTACTGCGAAACCTTCGGTTGGGTAAACAAAGAAAACCTCGCGCGTATGAAAGAGCTGACCTACAAAGCTAACGACGTGCTGAAAAAACTGTTCGATGATGCTGGCCTGATCCTTGTCGACTTCAAACTGGAGTTCGGCCTGTTCAAAGGTGAAGTGGTACTTGGCGATGAGTTTTCACCGGATGGTAGCCGCCTGTGGGATAAAGAAACACTGGATAAAATGGACAAAGATCGTTTCCGCCAGAGCCTCGGCGGCCTGATCGAGGCTTATGAAGCCGTTGCCCATCGTCTGGGCGTGAAATTAGACTAA
- the ypfJ gene encoding KPN_02809 family neutral zinc metallopeptidase: MRWQGRRESSNVEDRRNESGGPSMRGPGFRLPGGKGGLILLFVVMVASYYGVDLTDLLTGQPINTAPQQQRSISPQEDESARFTSVIFASTEDTWGEIFQKMGRTYPQPKLVMYRNHTNTGCGTGQSIMGPFYCPADSKVYIDLSFYDEMKNKLGAGGDFAQGYVIAHEVGHHVQKVLGTEAKVRRLQQNATQKEANELSVRMELQADCYAGVWGHSMQQQGVLEAGDLEEALNAAQAIGDDRLQQRSQGAVFPETFTHGTSAQRYSWFKRGMDNGDPAQCDTFSGRL, translated from the coding sequence ATGCGCTGGCAAGGGCGTCGAGAAAGTAGCAACGTAGAAGACCGGCGCAATGAGTCGGGCGGGCCGTCAATGCGCGGTCCGGGGTTTCGCCTGCCAGGCGGTAAAGGCGGGTTGATCCTGCTGTTTGTGGTGATGGTGGCCAGCTATTACGGCGTTGATCTGACAGATTTGCTCACCGGGCAGCCGATCAATACCGCTCCGCAGCAGCAACGGAGTATCAGCCCGCAGGAAGATGAATCTGCCCGCTTCACCAGCGTGATTTTCGCTTCGACGGAAGATACCTGGGGCGAAATTTTCCAAAAGATGGGGCGAACCTATCCACAACCTAAGCTGGTTATGTATCGCAACCATACCAACACAGGCTGCGGCACAGGGCAATCGATCATGGGGCCGTTCTACTGCCCGGCGGACAGCAAGGTCTACATTGATCTCTCCTTTTATGACGAGATGAAAAATAAACTTGGCGCGGGCGGCGATTTTGCCCAGGGCTACGTTATTGCCCATGAAGTGGGGCATCACGTACAGAAGGTGCTGGGAACAGAAGCCAAAGTTCGTCGCCTGCAACAGAATGCGACGCAAAAAGAGGCCAATGAACTCTCAGTACGCATGGAGCTTCAGGCCGATTGCTATGCGGGCGTCTGGGGCCACAGCATGCAGCAGCAAGGCGTGCTGGAAGCGGGCGATCTGGAAGAGGCGCTGAATGCCGCGCAGGCGATAGGCGACGATCGGTTGCAGCAGCGCAGCCAGGGCGCAGTATTCCCGGAGACCTTCACCCATGGTACTTCCGCGCAGCGTTACAGCTGGTTTAAACGCGGTATGGACAACGGCGATCCGGCGCAGTGCGACACCTTTAGCGGGCGTCTCTGA
- a CDS encoding tRNA(Met) cytidine acetyltransferase TmcA translates to MSPFSELSAQMARQGIRRLLVVSGSPGWCEAQACTLRENLPGDWLWVGETASWPLHCAPRALTTLLGREFQHAVFDARTGFDVAAFAALAGTLTAGSWLVLLTPPFSVWPQQPDADSARWSDTIEPIPVPVFVGHFCRTVLTDSQALIWREGQPLTFPAEIPRADWHPATGAPAQEQARILARLQTMPPGVMVVTAPRGRGKSALAGMHIARLSVPATVTAPARAATDVLAAYAGEHFSFMAPDVLAQRIAHSGSQPGWLVVDEAAAIPGPLLHTLVSAFRHVLLTTTVQGYEGTGQGFLLKFCAGFPHLQFEALNTPLRWASGCPLEQVIENLLLFDDAQIGEAPAGEATILPLAQDAWQRMPSRPAALYRLLASAHYRTSPLDLRRMMDAPGQHFWLAQKAQSVVAALWLVEEGGLSPALSQAVWAGFRRPRGNLVAQSLAAHGGNPLAATLRGLRVSRIAVHPGCQREGIGRALIARAQTQADGCDYLSVSFGFTPALWRFWQRCGFVLVRLGSHREASSGCYTAMAILPLTTSGQALAEREQQRLARDLPWLAPWREEKLSLPAVQASTLNEEDWQELAGFAFAHRPLSAAIGALSRLLQHSALPLVALRGQLSDGESEQTVCLRLSLHGRKALLTQQRSEAAQALQQLDAQRTLTLKERVQKMQFF, encoded by the coding sequence ATGTCACCGTTTTCTGAACTGAGCGCACAGATGGCACGGCAGGGCATCCGCCGCTTGCTGGTGGTCAGCGGCTCGCCCGGCTGGTGTGAGGCGCAGGCCTGCACGTTGCGCGAAAATCTTCCCGGAGACTGGCTGTGGGTGGGCGAAACCGCATCCTGGCCGCTGCACTGCGCGCCGCGGGCACTGACGACGCTGCTGGGGCGCGAGTTTCAACATGCGGTGTTTGACGCCCGCACGGGTTTTGATGTCGCCGCGTTTGCTGCGCTCGCCGGGACATTAACCGCCGGTAGCTGGCTGGTGTTGCTTACGCCGCCCTTCAGCGTATGGCCGCAACAGCCGGATGCTGACAGCGCACGCTGGAGCGATACCATTGAGCCCATTCCGGTGCCGGTTTTTGTCGGGCATTTTTGTCGAACCGTACTGACTGACAGCCAGGCGCTGATCTGGCGTGAAGGTCAACCACTCACTTTCCCCGCTGAAATTCCGCGTGCCGACTGGCATCCCGCAACCGGGGCGCCAGCGCAGGAGCAGGCGCGGATCCTTGCACGATTACAGACGATGCCGCCCGGCGTAATGGTCGTTACTGCGCCGCGCGGAAGAGGGAAATCGGCTCTGGCGGGTATGCATATTGCGCGATTGTCGGTTCCCGCCACGGTAACCGCACCTGCGCGTGCTGCCACGGATGTGCTGGCGGCTTACGCCGGAGAACATTTTTCCTTTATGGCGCCGGATGTGCTGGCGCAGCGGATTGCGCACAGCGGCAGCCAGCCTGGCTGGCTGGTGGTGGATGAAGCGGCTGCCATCCCCGGCCCTTTGCTGCATACGCTTGTCTCGGCCTTTCGGCATGTTCTGCTCACCACCACGGTTCAGGGTTATGAAGGCACCGGGCAGGGGTTTCTGCTGAAATTCTGCGCCGGGTTTCCCCATCTGCAATTTGAGGCACTGAATACGCCGCTGCGCTGGGCATCAGGTTGTCCGCTGGAGCAGGTGATTGAAAACCTGCTGCTGTTTGATGATGCGCAGATTGGCGAGGCGCCTGCTGGCGAGGCGACAATCCTGCCGCTGGCGCAAGATGCCTGGCAGCGAATGCCCTCGCGGCCTGCGGCGTTATACCGTTTGCTGGCGAGCGCCCACTACCGCACTTCGCCGCTCGATCTGCGACGCATGATGGATGCGCCAGGGCAGCATTTCTGGCTGGCGCAAAAGGCGCAGAGCGTGGTTGCTGCACTCTGGCTGGTGGAGGAGGGCGGATTAAGCCCGGCGCTGAGCCAGGCGGTGTGGGCTGGTTTTCGTCGCCCACGCGGCAACCTGGTGGCGCAATCGCTGGCGGCGCATGGCGGAAATCCGCTTGCCGCCACGCTGCGTGGGCTGCGCGTCAGCCGTATCGCCGTGCATCCCGGTTGCCAGCGTGAAGGCATTGGCCGGGCGCTGATTGCCCGTGCGCAGACGCAGGCCGACGGCTGCGATTATCTGTCGGTCAGTTTTGGCTTCACGCCTGCGCTGTGGCGTTTCTGGCAGCGTTGCGGGTTTGTGCTGGTGCGTCTGGGTAGCCACCGGGAAGCCAGTAGCGGCTGTTATACGGCGATGGCCATATTGCCCCTGACGACGTCAGGCCAGGCGCTGGCGGAACGTGAACAGCAGCGCCTGGCGCGCGATCTTCCCTGGCTTGCGCCCTGGCGTGAGGAAAAGTTGTCCTTACCCGCCGTGCAGGCGTCTACCCTTAATGAAGAGGACTGGCAGGAGCTGGCCGGGTTTGCTTTTGCTCATCGTCCACTCTCTGCGGCCATCGGCGCGTTATCCCGCCTGCTGCAACACAGTGCGTTACCGTTGGTGGCGCTGCGCGGGCAGCTTTCAGACGGTGAGAGCGAGCAGACCGTGTGCCTGCGCCTTTCGCTTCACGGGCGCAAAGCGTTGCTGACGCAGCAGCGGAGTGAAGCCGCGCAGGCGCTGCAACAGCTCGATGCGCAGCGCACGCTTACCCTGAAAGAACGGGTGCAGAAAATGCAGTTTTTTTAA
- the ypfH gene encoding esterase: MKHDHFVVQSPLAPAKQLLLLFHGVGDNPVSMGEIGSWFVPHFPDALIVSIGGIEAAGAGRQWFSVEGVTEENRQQRVDAVMPQFIDIVRYWQQQSGVSPLATALIGFSQGAIMALEGMKAQPDLASRVIAFNGRYASLPENAVSAQTIHLIHGGEDRVIDLAWAVSAQEALLHLGGDVTLDIVDDLGHAIDDRSIELALNHLRYTVPKHYFDEALSGGKPNDDDIIELL; the protein is encoded by the coding sequence ATGAAACATGACCATTTTGTTGTGCAAAGCCCACTCGCCCCGGCTAAACAGCTCCTGCTGTTGTTCCATGGTGTTGGCGATAATCCGGTCTCCATGGGCGAAATTGGTAGCTGGTTTGTTCCGCACTTTCCCGATGCACTGATTGTCAGCATTGGCGGCATTGAAGCCGCAGGCGCGGGACGCCAATGGTTCTCCGTTGAGGGTGTGACGGAAGAGAATCGCCAGCAGCGTGTGGATGCGGTGATGCCGCAGTTTATCGACATTGTGCGTTACTGGCAGCAGCAGAGCGGTGTCAGCCCTTTGGCGACGGCGCTTATCGGTTTCTCGCAGGGCGCAATTATGGCGCTGGAAGGGATGAAGGCGCAGCCGGATCTGGCATCACGCGTGATTGCTTTTAACGGTCGTTACGCCAGTCTGCCGGAAAATGCCGTCAGCGCCCAGACGATCCATCTCATTCACGGTGGCGAAGATCGGGTGATCGATCTGGCATGGGCGGTAAGCGCACAGGAAGCACTGCTGCATCTTGGCGGTGATGTGACGCTGGATATCGTCGATGATTTAGGCCATGCGATTGACGATCGCAGTATCGAACTGGCGTTAAATCATCTGCGTTACACCGTGCCGAAACACTACTTTGACGAAGCGTTAAGCGGCGGTAAGCCGAACGATGACGATATTATTGAATTGCTGTAA
- a CDS encoding YpfN family protein, which translates to MDWLAKYWWILVLVFLLGVLLNVIKDLNRVDHKKFLANKPDLPPHRDFNDKWDDDDDWPNKDQPKK; encoded by the coding sequence ATGGACTGGCTTGCTAAATATTGGTGGATTCTGGTGCTGGTGTTTTTACTTGGCGTACTGCTGAACGTGATCAAAGATCTTAACCGCGTCGATCACAAAAAATTCCTCGCCAATAAACCCGATCTGCCGCCGCATCGTGATTTCAACGACAAATGGGATGACGATGATGACTGGCCGAACAAGGACCAGCCGAAAAAGTAA
- the dapE gene encoding succinyl-diaminopimelate desuccinylase — MSCPVIELTQQLIRRPSLSPNDEGCQALMIERLRAIGFTIEPMNFGDTLNFWAWRGQGETLAFAGHTDVVPAGDADRWINPPFEPTIRDGMLFGRGAADMKGSLAAMVVAAERFVAQHPQHKGRLAFLITSDEEASAANGTVKVVEALMARNERLDYCLVGEPSSSEVVGDVVKNGRRGSLTCNLTIHGVQGHVAYPHLADNPVHRAAPMLNELVAIEWDRGNEYFPPTSMQIANIKAGTGSNNVIPGDLFVQFNFRFSTELTDEMIKAQVQALLEKHQLRYTVDWWLSGQPFLTGRGKLVDAVVNAIEHYNEIRPQLLTTGGTSDGRFIARMGAQVVELGPVNATIHKINECVNAADLQLLARMYQRIMEQLIA, encoded by the coding sequence ATGTCGTGCCCGGTTATTGAGCTGACACAGCAGCTTATTCGTCGCCCTTCTCTGAGTCCAAATGATGAAGGTTGCCAGGCGTTAATGATTGAACGTCTGCGTGCCATCGGTTTTACCATCGAGCCGATGAACTTTGGCGACACGCTCAACTTCTGGGCATGGCGCGGCCAGGGGGAGACGCTGGCGTTCGCCGGGCATACCGATGTGGTGCCTGCCGGCGATGCCGATCGCTGGATCAACCCGCCGTTTGAACCGACCATTCGTGATGGCATGCTATTTGGCCGCGGCGCGGCAGACATGAAAGGTTCGCTGGCCGCGATGGTAGTCGCCGCCGAACGTTTTGTCGCACAGCACCCGCAACATAAAGGACGCCTTGCCTTTCTGATCACGTCTGATGAAGAAGCCAGCGCTGCCAACGGTACGGTAAAAGTGGTCGAGGCGCTGATGGCGCGCAACGAACGTCTTGATTATTGCCTGGTTGGCGAACCCTCCAGTTCGGAAGTGGTTGGCGACGTGGTGAAAAACGGTCGTCGCGGCTCCCTGACCTGCAACCTGACAATTCACGGTGTGCAGGGCCATGTGGCTTACCCGCATCTTGCCGATAACCCGGTACACCGCGCTGCGCCAATGCTCAACGAGCTGGTGGCAATTGAGTGGGATCGCGGCAACGAATACTTCCCGCCGACCAGCATGCAGATTGCCAATATCAAAGCAGGCACCGGCAGCAATAACGTCATTCCTGGCGATCTGTTTGTGCAGTTTAACTTCCGTTTCAGCACTGAACTGACCGACGAGATGATTAAAGCGCAGGTACAGGCGCTGCTGGAAAAACATCAGCTGCGCTACACCGTAGACTGGTGGCTTTCCGGGCAGCCTTTCCTGACCGGGCGCGGCAAGCTGGTCGATGCGGTGGTGAACGCTATCGAGCACTATAATGAGATCAGACCGCAACTGTTAACCACAGGCGGCACGTCCGATGGGCGCTTTATCGCGCGTATGGGCGCGCAGGTCGTTGAACTGGGGCCAGTGAACGCGACCATTCATAAAATCAACGAGTGTGTGAATGCGGCGGATTTACAGCTGCTTGCCCGCATGTATCAACGCATTATGGAACAACTCATTGCCTGA
- a CDS encoding ArsC family reductase produces the protein MITMYGIKNCDTIKKARRWLEANQMDYRFHDYRADGLDAQLLRTFIDELGWEALLNTRGTTWRKLDESLRATITNADAAAALMLEMPSIIKRPLLCAPGKPMLLGFNESSYEKFINEV, from the coding sequence ATGATCACAATGTACGGCATTAAAAATTGCGACACCATCAAAAAAGCGCGCCGCTGGCTGGAAGCGAACCAGATGGACTATCGCTTTCACGATTACCGCGCTGACGGCCTTGATGCCCAATTACTGCGTACATTTATTGATGAACTTGGCTGGGAAGCCTTGCTGAATACCCGCGGCACCACCTGGCGTAAGCTGGATGAAAGCCTGCGTGCCACTATTACCAACGCCGATGCCGCCGCCGCGCTGATGCTTGAAATGCCGTCAATCATCAAACGCCCATTGCTCTGCGCGCCCGGTAAGCCTATGCTGCTGGGTTTCAATGAATCCAGTTATGAGAAGTTTATCAACGAGGTGTAG
- a CDS encoding GNAT family N-acetyltransferase → MAITLYDKSAIEHVDWQEVTALLAAGGLNQRDPALVEQAWRNSTFCWFGYHEGKLVATARAISDLTWASYAADIVVAPEMQGRGYGKQLMINIVKTLLPFGKTFIYSVPEKTGFYQQYGFRFLTTGMVCATSESLFKLEQSGYIR, encoded by the coding sequence ATGGCGATCACATTGTACGATAAATCCGCAATTGAACATGTTGACTGGCAGGAAGTGACAGCGCTGCTCGCCGCCGGTGGGCTCAACCAGCGCGACCCGGCATTAGTCGAGCAGGCATGGCGTAACAGCACCTTCTGCTGGTTCGGTTACCATGAGGGGAAACTGGTCGCCACGGCGCGCGCCATCAGCGATCTGACATGGGCCAGCTATGCGGCGGATATTGTTGTTGCGCCTGAAATGCAGGGCCGCGGTTATGGTAAGCAGTTGATGATCAATATTGTTAAAACGTTATTACCCTTCGGCAAAACATTTATATATTCAGTTCCGGAAAAGACAGGATTTTATCAACAATATGGTTTCCGTTTTTTAACCACTGGAATGGTATGCGCAACATCTGAAAGTTTATTCAAACTGGAACAAAGCGGTTACATTCGTTAA
- the ypfM gene encoding protein YpfM: MIEHELGNWKDFIEGMLRK; encoded by the coding sequence ATGATTGAACATGAACTGGGGAACTGGAAAGATTTTATCGAAGGCATGCTTCGTAAATAA
- the acrD gene encoding multidrug efflux RND transporter permease AcrD, translated as MANFFIDRPIFAWVLAILICLTGTLAIISLPVEQYPDLAPPNVRITANYPGASAQTLENTVTQVIEQNMTGLDNLMYMSSQSSATGQATVTLNFSAGTNPDEAVQQVQNQLQSALRKLPQAVQNQGVTVRKTGDTNILTIAFVSTDGSMDKQDIADYVASNIQDPISRVNGVGDIDAYGSQYSMRIWLDPAKLNSYQLTASDVTKAISSQNAQIAVGQLGGTPSVDRQALNATINAQSLLQTPEQFRNITLRVNQDGSEVRLGDVATVELGAEKYDYLSRFNGKAASGLGVKLASGANEMETAEQVINRLNELEPFFPHGLEYKVAYETTSFVKASIIDVVKTLLEAILLVFLVMYLFLQNFRATLIPTIAVPVVLLGTFAVLYSFGYSINTLTMFAMVLAIGLLVDDAIVVVENVERIMTEEGLSPREATRKSMGQIQGALVGIAMVLSAVFVPMAFFGGTTGAIYRQFSITIVSAMVLSVLVAMILTPALCSTLLKPLHKGELHGQKGFFGAFNRIFDRNAHRYETVVGKILHRSLRWIVLYVLLIGGMVLLFLRLPTSFLPLEDRGMFTTSVQLPSGATQQQTLKVVQKVEDYFFTHEKENVESVFSTVGSGPGGNGQNVARLFVRLKDWDARNPTTGSAAAIIERATKAFNRINEARVFASSPPAISGMGSSAGFDMELQDHAGAGHDALMAARDRLLEMAAKDPALTRVRHNGLDDSAQLQIDIDQRKAQALGVSIDDINDTLQTAWGSSYVNDFMDRGRVKKVYVQAAAKYRMLPDDINLWYVRNSSGTMVPFSAFATSRWETGSPRLERYNGYAALEIIGESAPGVSTGTAMDVMEKLVKQLPTGFGLEWTAMSYQERLSGAQAPALYAVSLLVVFLCLAALYESWSVPFSVMLVVPLGVIGALLATWLRGLENDVYFQVGLLTVIGLSAKNAILIVEFANDMNAKGEDLLVSTLHACRQRLRPILMTSLAFVFGVLPMATSTGAGSGSQHAVDTGVIGGMLSATILAIFFVPLFFVLVRRRFPLKERAQ; from the coding sequence ATGGCGAATTTTTTTATTGATCGCCCCATTTTTGCGTGGGTGCTGGCGATCCTGATCTGTCTTACGGGGACACTTGCCATTATCTCTTTACCCGTCGAGCAATATCCTGATTTAGCACCACCGAACGTTCGTATTACTGCTAACTACCCTGGCGCTTCAGCGCAAACTCTGGAAAATACCGTCACCCAGGTTATCGAGCAGAATATGACTGGCCTCGATAATCTGATGTATATGTCATCGCAAAGTAGCGCAACCGGCCAGGCGACGGTGACGCTGAACTTTAGTGCCGGAACCAACCCGGATGAAGCCGTGCAACAGGTGCAAAACCAGTTGCAGTCCGCGCTGCGTAAGCTGCCGCAGGCGGTACAGAATCAGGGCGTAACGGTGCGTAAAACCGGTGATACCAACATCCTGACCATCGCCTTCGTATCCACCGACGGCTCGATGGATAAACAGGATATCGCCGATTATGTCGCCAGTAATATTCAGGACCCTATCAGCCGCGTCAACGGCGTCGGCGATATCGACGCGTACGGTTCGCAATATTCGATGCGCATCTGGCTCGACCCGGCAAAACTCAACAGCTACCAGCTCACCGCATCCGACGTTACCAAAGCCATTTCGTCGCAGAACGCGCAGATCGCTGTCGGCCAGCTTGGCGGTACGCCTTCCGTTGACCGCCAGGCGCTTAACGCCACCATCAATGCGCAGTCGCTATTACAAACGCCGGAACAGTTTCGCAATATCACGCTGCGCGTCAACCAGGATGGTTCCGAAGTGCGGCTGGGCGATGTCGCAACGGTGGAACTGGGCGCAGAAAAATATGATTACTTAAGCCGCTTTAATGGTAAAGCCGCCTCCGGTCTGGGGGTGAAGCTGGCCTCCGGCGCCAACGAAATGGAGACCGCCGAGCAGGTGATCAACCGGCTTAACGAGCTGGAGCCCTTTTTTCCGCATGGTCTGGAATATAAAGTCGCTTATGAAACCACGTCGTTTGTAAAAGCCTCCATTATCGACGTGGTGAAAACCCTGCTGGAAGCGATCTTACTGGTATTCCTGGTGATGTATCTGTTCCTGCAAAACTTCCGTGCCACCCTGATCCCCACCATTGCCGTACCGGTCGTGCTGCTCGGCACGTTCGCGGTGCTTTATTCCTTCGGTTACAGCATCAACACACTGACCATGTTCGCCATGGTGCTGGCCATCGGTCTGTTGGTGGACGATGCGATTGTGGTGGTCGAGAACGTCGAACGCATCATGACCGAAGAGGGGCTTTCGCCCAGGGAAGCGACGCGCAAATCGATGGGGCAGATCCAGGGCGCGCTGGTCGGGATTGCGATGGTGCTGTCGGCGGTATTTGTGCCGATGGCTTTCTTTGGCGGCACCACGGGCGCTATCTACCGTCAGTTCTCCATCACCATTGTGTCGGCGATGGTACTGTCGGTGCTGGTGGCGATGATCCTCACCCCGGCGCTGTGCTCGACGCTGCTGAAGCCGCTGCACAAGGGCGAGTTACACGGGCAGAAAGGGTTCTTTGGCGCATTTAACCGTATTTTCGACCGCAATGCGCATCGCTATGAAACCGTGGTTGGGAAAATCCTCCACCGCAGCCTGCGCTGGATTGTTCTCTACGTGCTGCTGATTGGCGGCATGGTGCTGCTCTTCCTGCGCCTGCCCACTTCGTTTCTGCCGCTGGAAGACCGCGGGATGTTCACCACTTCCGTGCAATTACCGAGCGGCGCAACGCAGCAACAGACGCTGAAAGTGGTGCAAAAAGTCGAAGATTACTTTTTCACTCATGAAAAAGAGAATGTCGAATCGGTCTTCTCTACCGTCGGTTCCGGTCCTGGGGGGAACGGGCAAAACGTTGCGCGCCTGTTTGTCCGCCTGAAAGACTGGGATGCGCGTAACCCGACAACCGGCAGCGCCGCCGCCATTATTGAACGCGCCACCAAAGCCTTTAACCGCATTAATGAAGCCCGCGTCTTTGCCAGCAGCCCGCCAGCCATCAGCGGGATGGGCAGTTCCGCCGGTTTTGATATGGAGTTGCAGGATCACGCCGGAGCGGGCCACGATGCGCTGATGGCGGCACGTGACCGGCTGCTGGAGATGGCAGCGAAAGATCCGGCGCTGACCCGTGTTCGCCATAACGGCCTCGACGACAGCGCACAGTTGCAAATTGATATCGATCAGCGCAAAGCGCAGGCGCTGGGCGTGTCGATTGATGATATCAACGACACGCTGCAAACAGCCTGGGGTTCCAGCTACGTTAATGACTTTATGGATCGCGGTCGCGTGAAGAAAGTCTACGTACAGGCCGCCGCGAAGTACCGTATGTTACCGGACGATATCAACCTCTGGTACGTGCGCAACAGCAGCGGAACGATGGTACCCTTCTCAGCCTTTGCCACCTCGCGCTGGGAAACCGGTTCGCCGCGCCTCGAACGTTACAACGGCTATGCTGCGCTGGAGATTATCGGGGAGTCCGCTCCCGGCGTCAGTACCGGTACGGCAATGGATGTGATGGAGAAGCTGGTCAAACAGTTGCCGACCGGTTTTGGGCTGGAGTGGACGGCGATGTCCTATCAGGAACGGCTCTCCGGCGCGCAGGCGCCTGCGCTGTATGCCGTGTCGCTGCTGGTGGTGTTCCTGTGTCTGGCGGCACTGTATGAGAGCTGGTCGGTGCCGTTCTCGGTAATGCTGGTCGTGCCGCTCGGCGTGATCGGTGCGCTGCTCGCAACCTGGCTGCGCGGGCTGGAAAACGATGTTTATTTCCAGGTCGGTCTGCTGACGGTTATCGGCCTGTCGGCGAAGAACGCCATTCTGATTGTTGAATTTGCCAACGACATGAATGCGAAAGGTGAAGATCTGCTGGTTTCAACGCTGCATGCCTGCCGCCAGCGTCTGCGCCCTATTTTGATGACCTCGCTGGCCTTTGTCTTCGGCGTACTGCCGATGGCGACCAGCACCGGGGCAGGTTCCGGCAGCCAGCACGCGGTCGATACGGGCGTTATCGGCGGGATGCTCTCGGCCACCATCCTGGCCATCTTCTTCGTCCCGCTGTTCTTTGTGCTGGTACGTCGCCGCTTCCCGCTGAAAGAGCGCGCGCAATAA